GCCGTGCTGTCGACCAGCGCCTGCCCCGAGCCGGTATAGATCTGCAGATCGCCGCTCGATGTGGTGAAATAGCTCACATTCATTTGCGACGCGAGGTCCTGCAGCGCACTGTTGCGCTGGTCCTCGAGGTCGGCAGTGGGCTGGCCCGCGGCCGCCTCCTGCTTGATCTGCTTGTTGAGGTCGGAGATCTGCTGCAGATCGGAATTGATGTCGCTGACCGACGAGGCGATGTCCTGGTCGGCATTGGCACGCAGCTTCTGGATACCCGTCGAGGTCTGCTGCAGCTGCGTCGTCACCGCGCTGAGCGCGCTGACGGCGTTCGACTGCAGCGACGCGCTGCTCGGCGTGCTCGCCAGCGACGACAGCGCCGATTCGAATGCTGCGAGCGTGTTGGCGAGCGAGGTGCCCGTCGTCGAACTGCCTCCACTCGACGTGCTGCCGTAGAGCTGCTGCAGCTCGGTCAGATAGCTGTTGTTGGTGTTGGCGGCACCGAGATCGGAATCGGCTCCGACCAGCGACTTCAAGAGCAGCTTGTCGACCGCGCTGCTGATCCCGGTGATCGTGACACCGGTGCCGACGCCTGCAGTGACGTTGCTGCTCTGGTTGGCGGTCTTCTCGGTATAGCCCTTGGTGTCGGCATTGGAGATATTCGCCGAGGCGATGCTGATCTGCACCTGCGTGGCGGACAGCCCGCTGAATGCGATGCTTCGTGCAATATCGAGCGACGACACGACCCACTCCCTCCGGCGCCGGCCCGATCAGGCCCGCACGTTGGTGCCATAGGACATCGCGGACGTGACGCGACGGCCGCCGGCGCCGTAGGGCGATACGTTGGCGATCTGCTCGCGGATCGCCTGCATGATCGCCTCGATCCTGCGGTTGCTGGCATCGATCGCCGCGCGCAGCCGCATCACATTCTCGTCCATCGCGACCCGGAGCTTCAGGATCCGATCCAGCAGCTGCTCCCGCAGCACGCGATCCTGGACGTTGAGGTTTGCGGCCTTGCCGACGGCTTCCGCCACGCACTGCTCGAACAAGGAGGCAAGCCGGTTCTTCTCGTCGACCTGCTTCAGCCGCGAGGCCGGTAGCCCCTTGGCGAGCTCGACATTCTCCTCGTTCACGATCGCGATCAGATTGTCGATCAGCGTGATCAACGACC
The window above is part of the Bradyrhizobium sp. PSBB068 genome. Proteins encoded here:
- a CDS encoding flagellar protein FlgN, translated to MTPERNIKINPAGNDERARSLITLIDNLIAIVNEENVELAKGLPASRLKQVDEKNRLASLFEQCVAEAVGKAANLNVQDRVLREQLLDRILKLRVAMDENVMRLRAAIDASNRRIEAIMQAIREQIANVSPYGAGGRRVTSAMSYGTNVRA